The nucleotide sequence ATGCTCCGTAATTTAATGATGAGGTTCCATCTCCAGATAAAATGGCTATTTTTTGTTTATTCACTAATTTTATATCAGGTGACCCTAAATCTGGCCCGCTTTTAGAAAATCCAGTCGAAACTATATTTAATTCACGATTAAATTTGTTTGCTTTTTTTAATAGAATATCATCAAGATTGCTTATTTTTTTATTATCACCACGTACAATAATTAAAGATCCTCTGTTAAAAGTTTTTCCAGCAGTATTTAATGGTTTTTCTGTAAAACGTACTTTAATATTTTGTTTTAATAAATCTGCCAGAAATTCTGCATCTTTTAAACTATTCCATTTTACAATATAAGCTGTAGCATTTGTATTTTTAGAATTTGAAATAGTTTTTGATGTTGATGTATTTGACGTAATTAATTTTGTGCTTGCAATAGCATTTAAACCATAAGCATAAGGAATACTCCAAGCAGTAATGTCATAAGTTAAAGAATCGCTAAGCTTTGCATCTGGCTCAAATAATACTTTAATCATTTTTCCTTTTGGTTGATTTGTGCTTACTATCAGATCGTTAGATGTAGTGGTTATACTTCCTTGAGTATTTGTTGCATAACTTAACCCTGTTACTTTACCATTTGAAGGACTACCATAAATAATTTCATGTTGATCTAATAAATTTTTAAGACTTTCAATATTATCTGCATTCCCCTGTAATACATAACTTTTATATTTTAATGATGAATTATTAAAAAACTTCTTGAACTCAGCATTTAATTGTACGGCATTTTTTGAAGAAATTTCAACAGTAGATAAACCTGTAGTTGTATGATGTGTTAAGCGATCAACTAATGTTAAAACATCTCCTTCGTCATTTAAAACACCAAGACCTCCACGACCATGACCTCCTTGCTCATATGTCATCCCAATAGCTCCCATGTAAGTTGGGTAAGTATCTCCATAACTAGGATAGAATAAATCAAAACGTTCGCGAGTAAAATAAAGCCATCCATTTGAGTCAAAATATTTAGCATGATTTTGCCCTATTTGTGTTTGAAAATCACGTTGCCAATCACTAATTACTTCATGAAAAGGTTCCGCAGCTGGTGCAAAATAATAAGGTTCATTAATTCCTTGTTCATGAAAATCGACATGAATATGTGGCATCCATTTATTATATATTTTTAATCGAGAAGCAGATTCTGTTTGTGTCGCCCAAGCCCAATCACGATTTAAATCGAACAAATAATGATTAGGTCTTCCTCCAGGCCAAGGCTCATTATGTTCACTTGCTTGTTGATCAATATCATAAGGCATACTTGCGGTTTCGTTAAACCAGTTAGCATAACGATCACGTCCGTCTGGATTAATACATGGGTCAATAATTACAACAGTATTTTTCAGCCATTCTTGCTTTTCTGTAAGTAAAGTATAAATCGTTTTCATAGCTGCTTCTGTACTCGATGCTTCGTTTCCGTGAACATTATAACTCAGCCAAACAATAGCTATATCTGTTGCAGAAGGTTCACCATCTATAATACCAGCATTTTTTAAATTGTTCTCACGTATAGTTTCTAAGTTTTTTAAGTTTTCTTCAGAAGAGATATAGGCGACATATAATGGACGGCGTTCGTAAGTTTTACCATATTGCTCTAATTTTACTTGGTTAGAAACAGTATTTGCAACATGCTTA is from Flavobacteriaceae bacterium and encodes:
- a CDS encoding zinc carboxypeptidase, encoding MHKLFYVLLFTLSSFSIINAQQLQSPSDFLGYELGTQFSRHHQVVDYFKHVANTVSNQVKLEQYGKTYERRPLYVAYISSEENLKNLETIRENNLKNAGIIDGEPSATDIAIVWLSYNVHGNEASSTEAAMKTIYTLLTEKQEWLKNTVVIIDPCINPDGRDRYANWFNETASMPYDIDQQASEHNEPWPGGRPNHYLFDLNRDWAWATQTESASRLKIYNKWMPHIHVDFHEQGINEPYYFAPAAEPFHEVISDWQRDFQTQIGQNHAKYFDSNGWLYFTRERFDLFYPSYGDTYPTYMGAIGMTYEQGGHGRGGLGVLNDEGDVLTLVDRLTHHTTTGLSTVEISSKNAVQLNAEFKKFFNNSSLKYKSYVLQGNADNIESLKNLLDQHEIIYGSPSNGKVTGLSYATNTQGSITTTSNDLIVSTNQPKGKMIKVLFEPDAKLSDSLTYDITAWSIPYAYGLNAIASTKLITSNTSTSKTISNSKNTNATAYIVKWNSLKDAEFLADLLKQNIKVRFTEKPLNTAGKTFNRGSLIIVRGDNKKISNLDDILLKKANKFNRELNIVSTGFSKSGPDLGSPDIKLVNKQKIAILSGDGTSSLNYGALWHFFEQQLHYPVTSINTEHLNFVELSKYNILIMPSGFYNNILDEDAMKELQTWIRKGGKVIAIDRALNAFAGKKGFNLKYNESEDKEPNKLIAYADREREGARNLITGAIFKTKVDHTHPLGFGYSDTYFSLKQGGTSYSLMDRGFNVAHIGETPTRMSGFAGSEAIKKLSNSLVYGEERMGSGSLVYMVEDPVFRGFWQNSKLFLVNAIFFVNSNAFEL